In Pseudomonas rhizosphaerae, one DNA window encodes the following:
- the trpE gene encoding anthranilate synthase component I: protein MTREEFLRLAAEGYNRIPMAHETLADFDTPLSIYLKLADQPNSYLLESVQGGEKWGRYSIIGLPCRTVLRVHGYHASVTCDGIEIEACEVEDPLAFVETFKARYNVPTIAGLPRFNGGLVGYFGYDCVRYVEKRLGQCPNPDPLGVPDILLMVSDAVVVFDNLAGKMHAIVLADPAQADAYEQARGQLDALMERLRQPIAPRRGLDFNRPQAGDPVFRSSFTQSDYEAAVDTIKEYILAGDVMQVVPSQRMSIDFKAAPIDLYRALRCFNPTPYMYFFNFGDFHVVGSSPEVLVRVEDDLITVRPIAGTRPRGATEEADHALEVDLLSDDKEIAEHLMLIDLGRNDVGRVSEVGSVKLTEKMVIERYSNVMHIVSNVTGHLKQGLTAMDALRAILPAGTLSGAPKIRAMEIIDELEPVKRGVYGGAVGYFAWNGNMDTAIAIRTAVIKNGELHVQAGGGIVADSVPALEWEETLNKRRAMFKAVALAEQAPD from the coding sequence ATGACCCGCGAAGAATTCCTGCGCCTGGCTGCCGAAGGCTACAACCGTATCCCGATGGCCCACGAAACCCTGGCCGACTTCGACACCCCGCTGTCCATCTACCTGAAACTCGCCGACCAGCCCAATTCATATCTGCTGGAATCGGTGCAGGGCGGCGAGAAGTGGGGCCGTTACTCGATCATCGGCCTGCCGTGCCGTACCGTCCTGCGCGTCCACGGCTACCATGCCAGCGTGACCTGTGACGGCATCGAGATCGAAGCCTGCGAAGTCGAAGACCCCCTGGCCTTCGTCGAGACCTTCAAGGCGCGCTACAACGTGCCGACCATCGCTGGCCTGCCACGCTTCAACGGCGGCCTGGTGGGCTATTTCGGCTACGACTGCGTGCGCTACGTCGAGAAACGCCTGGGCCAGTGTCCGAATCCGGATCCGCTGGGCGTTCCGGACATCCTGCTGATGGTCTCCGACGCCGTGGTGGTGTTCGACAATCTGGCGGGCAAGATGCACGCCATCGTCCTGGCCGATCCAGCCCAGGCGGATGCCTACGAGCAGGCCCGCGGCCAGCTCGACGCCTTGATGGAACGCCTGCGTCAGCCCATCGCCCCGCGCCGCGGGCTGGACTTCAATCGCCCGCAGGCTGGTGACCCGGTGTTTCGTTCCAGTTTCACCCAGTCCGACTACGAAGCCGCTGTCGACACCATCAAGGAGTACATCCTGGCGGGCGACGTCATGCAGGTGGTGCCGTCGCAGCGCATGTCCATCGACTTCAAGGCCGCGCCGATCGATCTGTACCGCGCGCTGCGCTGCTTCAATCCAACGCCCTACATGTACTTCTTCAACTTCGGCGATTTCCACGTGGTCGGCAGCTCGCCCGAGGTGCTGGTGCGGGTCGAGGACGACCTGATCACCGTACGGCCAATCGCCGGAACGCGCCCACGTGGCGCGACCGAAGAAGCCGACCATGCGCTGGAAGTCGACCTGCTGTCGGATGACAAGGAAATCGCCGAGCACTTGATGCTGATCGACCTGGGCCGCAACGACGTGGGCCGGGTATCGGAGGTCGGTTCGGTGAAGCTGACCGAAAAGATGGTCATCGAACGTTACTCCAACGTGATGCACATCGTGTCCAACGTGACCGGCCATCTCAAGCAGGGCCTGACTGCCATGGACGCGCTGCGCGCGATCCTGCCGGCAGGCACCTTGTCCGGTGCGCCGAAGATCCGCGCCATGGAAATCATCGACGAGCTGGAACCGGTCAAACGCGGTGTCTACGGCGGTGCGGTCGGCTACTTCGCCTGGAACGGCAACATGGACACCGCGATCGCCATCCGCACTGCGGTCATCAAGAACGGCGAGCTGCACGTGCAGGCCGGCGGCGGCATCGTGGCCGACTCGGTGCCGGCCCTGGAATGGGAAGAGACGCTGAACAAGCGTCGCGCCATGTTCAAGGCCGTGGCCCTAGCCGAGCAAGCGCCAGACTGA
- a CDS encoding aminodeoxychorismate/anthranilate synthase component II, translating to MLLMIDNYDSFTYNVVQYLGELGADVKVIRNDELTIAEIEALAPERIVVSPGPCTPNEAGVSLDVIRHFAGKLPILGVCLGHQSIGQAFGGDVVRARQVMHGKTSPITHTDLGVFEGLNHPLTVTRYHSLVVKAQTLPECLELTAWTTREDGTVDEIMGLRHKTLNVEGVQFHPESILTEQGHELFANFLKQTGGSRQG from the coding sequence ATGCTGCTCATGATCGACAATTACGACTCCTTTACCTACAACGTCGTCCAGTACCTGGGCGAGCTCGGCGCCGACGTCAAGGTCATCCGCAACGATGAACTGACCATCGCCGAAATCGAAGCCCTGGCGCCGGAACGCATCGTCGTCTCGCCCGGCCCCTGCACACCCAACGAAGCCGGTGTCTCCCTCGACGTGATCCGGCACTTCGCCGGCAAGCTGCCCATCCTTGGCGTCTGCCTGGGCCACCAGTCGATCGGCCAGGCGTTCGGCGGCGACGTGGTACGCGCTCGCCAAGTCATGCACGGCAAGACCAGCCCGATCACCCACACCGACCTGGGCGTATTCGAAGGCCTCAACCATCCGTTGACGGTCACCCGCTATCACTCCCTGGTGGTCAAGGCTCAGACCTTGCCCGAGTGCCTGGAACTGACGGCCTGGACCACCCGCGAAGACGGCACGGTAGACGAGATCATGGGCCTGCGGCACAAGACCCTGAACGTCGAGGGTGTGCAGTTCCATCCCGAATCGATCCTGACCGAGCAAGGCCACGAGCTGTTCGCCAACTTTCTCAAGCAGACCGGCGGCAGCCGCCAGGGCTAA
- the trpD gene encoding anthranilate phosphoribosyltransferase yields the protein MDIKSALTRIVSQLDLTTEEMRAVMLDIMTGQCSEAQIGAFMMGMRMKSETIDEIVGAVTAMRELASKVELRTLDKVVDIVGTGGDGANIFNVSTASALVIAAAGCTVAKHGNRAVSGKSGSADLLEAAGVYLNLDATQVARCIDSVGIGFMFAQAHHSAMKHAAIPRRDLGLRTLFNMLGPLTNPAGVKHQVVGVFTQALCRPLAEVLARLGSKHVLVVHSRDGLDEFSLAAPTFVAELKDGEVTEYWVEPEDLGIRSQSLHGLVVDSPAASLELIRDALGRRKTEQGEKAAEMIVLNAGAALYAADVASSLKEGVAMAHDALHTGLAREKLEELGAFTAVFKQENEA from the coding sequence ATGGATATCAAAAGCGCGCTGACCCGTATCGTCAGCCAGCTGGACCTCACCACCGAGGAAATGCGCGCGGTAATGCTCGACATCATGACCGGCCAATGCAGCGAAGCGCAGATTGGCGCCTTCATGATGGGCATGCGCATGAAAAGCGAGACCATCGACGAGATCGTCGGCGCCGTGACGGCGATGCGCGAACTGGCGAGCAAGGTCGAACTGCGCACCCTGGACAAGGTGGTCGACATCGTCGGCACCGGTGGTGATGGCGCCAACATCTTCAACGTGTCCACCGCCTCGGCGCTGGTGATCGCGGCGGCTGGCTGCACCGTGGCCAAGCATGGCAATCGCGCAGTGTCGGGCAAGAGCGGCAGTGCCGACTTGCTCGAAGCTGCCGGCGTCTACCTCAATCTGGACGCCACTCAGGTGGCCCGTTGCATCGACAGCGTCGGCATCGGCTTCATGTTCGCCCAGGCCCATCACAGCGCCATGAAGCACGCGGCCATTCCGCGCCGCGACCTGGGACTGCGAACCCTGTTCAACATGCTCGGCCCGCTGACCAACCCTGCTGGCGTCAAGCATCAGGTAGTCGGGGTGTTCACCCAGGCCCTGTGCCGTCCGCTCGCCGAAGTGCTGGCGCGCCTGGGCAGCAAGCATGTACTGGTGGTGCACTCGCGCGACGGCCTGGACGAATTCAGCCTGGCCGCGCCGACCTTCGTCGCCGAACTCAAGGATGGCGAGGTGACCGAGTACTGGGTCGAGCCTGAAGATCTGGGCATCAGGAGCCAAAGCTTGCACGGGCTCGTGGTCGACAGCCCGGCGGCTTCCCTGGAACTGATTCGCGACGCACTGGGGCGGCGCAAGACCGAGCAAGGCGAAAAGGCTGCCGAAATGATCGTGCTCAACGCCGGCGCAGCGCTGTACGCAGCCGACGTGGCGAGCAGCCTGAAAGAAGGCGTGGCCATGGCCCACGATGCCTTGCACACTGGCCTGGCCCGTGAAAAGCTCGAGGAACTGGGTGCCTTCACCGCCGTATTCAAGCAGGAGAACGAAGCATGA
- the trpC gene encoding indole-3-glycerol phosphate synthase TrpC has product MSVPTVLENILARKAQEVAERRERVGLAELERLAAAADAPRGFAQALIAQAASKRPAVIAEVKKASPSKGVIREHFVPADIASSYQKGGATCLSVLTDIDYFQGADLYLQQARSACQLPVIRKDFMIDPYQVVEARALGADCILLIVSALQDTQMAELAAVAKGVGLDVLVEVHDGDELERALKTLDTPLVGVNNRNLHTFDVSLETTLDLLPRIPRDRLVITESGIFNRADVQLMEINGVYSFLVGEAFMRAEDPGTELQRLFFP; this is encoded by the coding sequence ATGAGCGTGCCTACGGTTCTTGAGAACATACTCGCGCGCAAAGCCCAGGAAGTGGCCGAGCGTCGCGAGCGAGTCGGCCTGGCCGAACTCGAGCGCCTTGCCGCCGCAGCCGATGCGCCGCGTGGTTTTGCCCAGGCCTTGATCGCCCAGGCCGCCTCGAAGCGCCCGGCAGTCATTGCCGAGGTCAAGAAAGCCTCGCCCAGCAAGGGGGTCATCCGCGAACACTTCGTGCCCGCCGACATCGCCAGCAGCTATCAGAAGGGCGGGGCTACCTGCCTGTCGGTGCTGACCGACATCGACTATTTCCAGGGTGCCGACCTGTACCTGCAGCAGGCCCGCAGTGCTTGCCAGCTGCCGGTCATCCGCAAGGACTTCATGATCGACCCCTATCAGGTGGTCGAGGCACGTGCATTGGGTGCCGACTGCATCCTGCTGATCGTTTCGGCGCTGCAGGATACGCAGATGGCCGAGCTCGCCGCTGTGGCCAAAGGCGTCGGCCTCGACGTGCTGGTCGAAGTCCACGACGGCGATGAGCTGGAGCGCGCACTGAAAACCCTGGACACCCCGCTGGTCGGCGTCAACAACCGCAACCTGCACACCTTCGACGTCAGCCTGGAAACCACACTCGATCTGCTGCCGCGTATCCCGCGCGATCGCCTGGTGATCACCGAGAGCGGCATCTTCAACCGTGCCGATGTTCAGCTCATGGAAATCAACGGGGTCTACTCGTTCTTGGTCGGCGAAGCGTTCATGCGCGCCGAAGATCCAGGCACGGAGCTACAGCGCCTGTTCTTCCCCTGA
- a CDS encoding lipoate--protein ligase family protein: MLQHLPTEQGLRAEQDLLGSVCRGEQAWGLLFWCPTDRTLVMPRRMSRLEGFEQASLASAASGWPVLLRETGGEPVPQSPSTINVALVYVAPQHEGDQHRIETAYRRLCQPLLDALERLGGSASLGEIEGAFCDGRFNVNLDGRKWVGTAQRWRQGLSGTRPVVLVHGAMLMEDEREAMAATVNLFNQRCGLEDRVKAASHIALHERHPAPDLIDELYAVYTRMLTALV; this comes from the coding sequence ATGCTTCAGCATTTGCCTACGGAACAGGGTTTGCGCGCCGAGCAGGATCTGCTGGGCAGTGTCTGCAGGGGTGAGCAGGCGTGGGGCCTGCTGTTCTGGTGCCCCACCGACCGCACCCTGGTCATGCCGCGACGCATGAGCCGCCTCGAGGGCTTCGAACAGGCCAGCCTGGCATCGGCCGCCAGCGGCTGGCCGGTGTTGCTGCGCGAGACCGGCGGCGAACCGGTGCCACAATCGCCATCGACCATCAACGTCGCCCTGGTGTATGTCGCCCCGCAGCATGAAGGCGATCAGCACCGTATCGAAACGGCCTACCGCCGGCTGTGCCAGCCCTTGCTCGATGCCCTCGAACGACTCGGTGGCAGCGCGTCGTTGGGTGAAATAGAAGGGGCCTTCTGCGACGGCCGCTTCAACGTCAATCTCGACGGGCGCAAATGGGTGGGCACGGCGCAACGCTGGCGCCAGGGCCTGAGCGGTACGCGCCCAGTGGTATTGGTGCACGGGGCGATGTTGATGGAGGATGAGCGCGAAGCCATGGCGGCCACCGTCAATCTGTTCAATCAACGGTGCGGTCTGGAAGACCGGGTCAAGGCCGCCAGCCATATCGCGCTGCACGAGCGCCACCCTGCTCCAGACCTGATCGACGAGCTGTACGCTGTCTATACTCGGATGCTGACGGCCCTGGTCTGA
- the crp gene encoding cAMP-activated global transcriptional regulator CRP produces MTAAAHKIKNLEKLLAQGQRYRFAAKTTLIAAGARDDTLSLILKGSATVVIEAEEGRELVIAYLNAGDFFGELGLFQSASGTQPHNARVRAKTECEVVQISYSAFRELAQQDPDMLYAVGGQMAQRLRDTTRKVGDLAFFDVTGRVARCLLDLCKQPDAMTHPDGMQIKITRQEIGRIVGCSREMVGRVLKDLEERSVVHVKGKTMVVFGTR; encoded by the coding sequence ATGACCGCTGCCGCGCACAAGATCAAGAACCTCGAAAAGCTGCTCGCGCAGGGTCAGCGTTATCGGTTTGCCGCCAAGACCACCTTGATCGCCGCCGGTGCGCGGGATGACACGCTTTCGCTGATTCTCAAAGGCTCGGCGACGGTGGTGATCGAAGCGGAGGAAGGTCGGGAGTTGGTAATTGCCTACCTTAATGCCGGCGATTTCTTCGGTGAGCTGGGGCTGTTTCAGTCAGCCAGCGGCACGCAGCCACATAATGCGCGGGTGCGCGCCAAGACCGAATGCGAAGTCGTGCAGATCAGCTATTCCGCGTTTCGCGAGTTGGCCCAACAGGACCCGGACATGCTCTACGCCGTGGGTGGGCAGATGGCGCAGCGCCTGCGCGACACGACGCGCAAGGTCGGCGACCTGGCGTTCTTCGACGTGACCGGACGGGTGGCTCGGTGCCTGCTCGATCTGTGCAAGCAGCCCGACGCCATGACCCATCCCGACGGCATGCAGATCAAGATCACCCGTCAGGAAATCGGCCGGATCGTGGGCTGCTCCCGGGAGATGGTCGGCCGCGTGCTCAAGGATCTGGAAGAACGCAGCGTGGTCCATGTGAAAGGCAAGACCATGGTGGTGTTCGGCACGCGCTGA
- a CDS encoding OsmC family protein, which produces MKARIQWAGEAMFLGESGSGHVVVMDGPPESGGRNLGVRPMEMLLLGLGGCSNYDVVSILKKSRQPIESCEAFLEAERATEDPKVFTKIHLHFVVKGRGLKEAQVKRAVELSAEKYCSASIMLGRAGVDITHDYEIVELG; this is translated from the coding sequence ATGAAGGCGCGTATTCAGTGGGCCGGCGAGGCCATGTTTCTGGGCGAATCGGGCAGCGGCCATGTCGTGGTCATGGACGGACCTCCCGAAAGCGGCGGTCGCAACCTGGGCGTGCGCCCGATGGAAATGCTGCTGCTGGGCCTGGGTGGCTGCAGCAACTATGACGTCGTCAGCATTCTCAAGAAATCGCGCCAACCCATCGAAAGCTGCGAAGCCTTCCTGGAAGCCGAACGCGCCACCGAAGACCCCAAGGTCTTCACCAAGATCCACCTGCACTTCGTGGTCAAGGGCCGCGGTTTGAAAGAAGCCCAGGTCAAACGTGCAGTGGAACTGTCGGCCGAGAAGTATTGCTCCGCATCCATCATGCTGGGTCGCGCTGGCGTGGACATCACCCATGACTACGAAATCGTCGAACTGGGCTGA
- the coq7 gene encoding 2-polyprenyl-3-methyl-6-methoxy-1,4-benzoquinone monooxygenase, with protein sequence MATQRHYSPIDRLLLQADTAMRTLLPFSGHPSRPSPAVVQPEVTMDKQQSRHVAGLMRINHTGEVCAQALYQGQALTAKLPQVRKAMEHAAEEEVDHLAWCEQRIRQLGSHTSVLNPLFYGMSFGIGAAAGIISDRVSLGFVAATEHQVVKHLDEHLLQLPAEDAKSRAILAQMRSDEQAHAESALDAGGARFPAPLRFGMSLLAKVMTKSTYRI encoded by the coding sequence ATGGCAACCCAGCGTCACTACTCGCCCATCGATCGATTGCTGCTGCAGGCCGACACGGCCATGCGCACCCTGCTGCCGTTCAGCGGTCATCCGTCGCGACCGTCGCCAGCCGTGGTCCAGCCCGAGGTGACGATGGACAAGCAACAGAGCCGGCACGTGGCTGGGCTGATGCGCATCAACCACACCGGCGAGGTCTGCGCGCAGGCGCTGTACCAGGGCCAGGCGCTGACCGCGAAGCTGCCTCAGGTGCGCAAGGCCATGGAGCATGCGGCAGAAGAGGAAGTGGACCACCTGGCCTGGTGCGAACAGCGCATTCGGCAATTGGGCAGCCACACCAGCGTGCTCAATCCGCTGTTCTACGGGATGTCGTTCGGCATCGGTGCGGCGGCAGGCATCATCAGCGACCGAGTGAGCCTGGGCTTCGTGGCGGCGACCGAGCACCAGGTGGTCAAGCACCTGGACGAACACCTGCTGCAGCTGCCTGCCGAGGACGCCAAGTCGCGGGCGATCCTGGCGCAGATGCGCAGTGATGAACAAGCCCATGCCGAATCGGCGCTTGACGCTGGCGGGGCGCGGTTTCCGGCACCGCTGCGCTTTGGCATGAGTTTGCTGGCCAAGGTCATGACCAAGAGCACCTACCGCATTTGA
- a CDS encoding histidine triad nucleotide-binding protein gives MDTLFTKIINREIPARIIYEDDQVLAFHDIAPQAPVHFLVIPKKAIRTLNDLTEDDKGLAGHILFTAQRLAKELGCEEGFRVVMNCNELGGQTVYHIHMHVLGQRQMNWPPG, from the coding sequence GTGGATACTTTGTTTACCAAGATCATCAACCGGGAGATTCCGGCCAGGATCATCTACGAGGACGACCAGGTACTGGCCTTCCACGATATCGCGCCACAGGCGCCGGTGCATTTTCTGGTCATCCCGAAAAAAGCCATCCGCACGCTCAATGACTTGACCGAAGACGACAAGGGCCTGGCTGGACATATCCTGTTCACCGCCCAGCGGCTGGCCAAGGAGCTGGGTTGCGAGGAAGGCTTCCGGGTGGTCATGAACTGCAACGAACTGGGCGGTCAGACCGTCTACCACATACACATGCATGTGCTGGGGCAGCGCCAGATGAACTGGCCGCCCGGTTAA
- a CDS encoding SDR family NAD(P)-dependent oxidoreductase, with product MTRYAMITGASAGLGLAMAEALARRGRSLLLVARQRDQLEIIAAELTQRFGVEVLFRACDLGEPLRLSGFLLELEESERQIDLLVNCAAVRSYGHFLAQDWSQEQDLIELNILALTRLCHALGNAMAVQGGGQILNVASLAAFQPGPWMSSYAASKAYVLHFSEGLREELKQTGVKVSVLCPGPVRSSQRRIPRLTDSSLVLDAEQVALHTVRALDRNRAVIVPGRRNAWLARAARVGSRWLTRIVSGRVNKAFAPH from the coding sequence ATGACCCGTTATGCCATGATCACAGGCGCGTCGGCAGGCCTGGGCCTGGCCATGGCCGAAGCCCTGGCCAGGCGTGGCCGCAGCCTGCTTCTGGTGGCGCGCCAGCGTGACCAGTTGGAAATCATTGCCGCTGAATTGACCCAGCGCTTTGGTGTGGAAGTATTGTTTCGGGCCTGCGACCTGGGCGAACCCCTGCGCTTGTCGGGCTTCCTGCTCGAACTGGAAGAGAGCGAACGCCAGATCGACCTGTTGGTGAACTGCGCGGCCGTGCGCTCCTATGGACACTTCCTGGCCCAGGACTGGAGCCAGGAACAAGACCTTATCGAACTGAACATTCTGGCCCTCACCCGCCTCTGTCACGCCCTGGGTAATGCCATGGCCGTGCAGGGTGGCGGGCAGATTCTCAACGTTGCCTCGTTGGCCGCGTTCCAGCCCGGCCCGTGGATGAGCAGCTATGCAGCCAGCAAGGCCTACGTGCTGCATTTTTCCGAAGGGCTGCGCGAGGAACTCAAGCAGACCGGGGTCAAGGTTTCGGTGCTGTGCCCCGGGCCGGTACGCTCGAGCCAGCGGCGGATTCCGCGCCTGACGGACAGCTCCCTGGTGCTGGATGCCGAGCAGGTGGCGCTGCACACGGTGCGGGCGCTGGACCGCAATCGTGCGGTGATCGTGCCCGGACGGCGCAATGCGTGGCTGGCCAGGGCGGCGCGCGTAGGTTCGCGCTGGCTGACGCGCATCGTGAGCGGACGGGTCAACAAAGCCTTTGCCCCTCATTGA
- the hemJ gene encoding protoporphyrinogen oxidase HemJ has product MLYLWIKALHIVSVVCWFAGLFYLPRLFVYHAQSEDTVSRERFAVMERKLYRGIMTPAMIATFVFGIWLIALSPGWMSQGWMHAKLTLVILLTGYHHVCGAQMKRFARGENKRSHVYYRWFNEIPVLILLAVVILVVVKPF; this is encoded by the coding sequence ATGCTTTATCTATGGATCAAGGCTCTGCATATCGTCAGCGTTGTCTGCTGGTTTGCCGGGTTGTTCTACCTGCCTCGCTTGTTCGTCTACCACGCGCAGAGCGAGGACACCGTCAGCCGCGAACGCTTTGCCGTCATGGAGCGCAAGCTTTACCGCGGCATCATGACCCCGGCGATGATCGCCACGTTCGTCTTCGGTATCTGGCTGATTGCACTGTCGCCGGGCTGGATGAGCCAGGGGTGGATGCATGCCAAGCTGACCCTGGTCATATTGCTGACCGGCTACCATCACGTGTGCGGCGCGCAGATGAAGCGCTTCGCACGTGGCGAGAACAAACGCAGCCATGTGTACTACCGCTGGTTCAACGAAATTCCAGTGCTGATCCTGCTGGCTGTGGTGATCCTGGTGGTGGTCAAGCCGTTCTGA
- the argC gene encoding N-acetyl-gamma-glutamyl-phosphate reductase has translation MVKVGIVGGTGYTGVELLRLLAQHPQAQVEVITSRSEAGLPVADLYPNLRGHYDGLAFSVPDIKTLGACDVVFFATPHGVAHALAGELLAAGTKVIDLSADFRLQDADEWAKWYGQPHGAPELLADAVYGLPEVNREQIRQARLIAVPGCYPTATQLGFLPLLEAGLADNTRLIADCKSGVSGAGRGASVGSLFCEAGESMKAYAVKGHRHLPEITQGLRRAAGGEVGLTFVPHLTPMIRGIHSTLYATVVDKTVDLQALYEARYADEPFVDVMPAGSHPETRSVRGANVCRIAVHRPQGGDLVVVLSVIDNLVKGASGQAVQNMNILFGLDERFGLSHAGMLP, from the coding sequence ATGGTCAAGGTCGGTATCGTCGGCGGCACGGGTTACACCGGAGTCGAACTGCTACGTCTGCTGGCGCAGCATCCGCAGGCGCAGGTAGAGGTCATCACCTCCCGATCCGAGGCTGGCCTGCCGGTTGCCGACCTGTACCCCAACCTGCGCGGTCACTACGACGGCCTGGCGTTCAGCGTCCCGGACATCAAGACCCTGGGTGCCTGCGACGTAGTGTTCTTCGCCACGCCCCACGGTGTCGCCCACGCCCTGGCCGGCGAGCTGCTGGCGGCGGGTACCAAGGTCATCGACCTGTCCGCCGACTTCCGCCTGCAGGATGCCGATGAATGGGCCAAGTGGTACGGTCAGCCGCACGGTGCGCCCGAGCTGCTGGCCGATGCCGTCTATGGCTTGCCCGAGGTCAACCGCGAGCAGATCCGCCAGGCGCGCCTGATCGCCGTGCCAGGCTGCTATCCGACGGCCACCCAGCTGGGCTTCCTGCCGCTGCTCGAGGCTGGACTGGCCGACAACACGCGTCTGATCGCCGACTGCAAGTCGGGCGTCAGTGGCGCGGGTCGCGGCGCCAGCGTAGGTTCACTGTTCTGCGAAGCTGGCGAAAGCATGAAGGCCTATGCGGTCAAGGGGCACCGTCACCTTCCCGAAATCACCCAAGGCCTGCGTCGCGCCGCCGGTGGCGAGGTGGGTCTGACCTTCGTCCCCCACCTCACGCCCATGATCCGCGGCATCCACTCCACACTGTATGCCACGGTCGTCGACAAAACGGTCGATCTGCAGGCCCTGTATGAAGCGCGCTACGCCGATGAACCCTTCGTCGACGTCATGCCGGCCGGCAGCCACCCCGAAACCCGCAGCGTGCGCGGCGCCAACGTCTGCCGCATCGCCGTGCACCGCCCCCAGGGTGGCGACCTGGTGGTCGTGCTTTCGGTCATCGACAACCTGGTCAAAGGCGCGTCGGGCCAAGCCGTGCAGAACATGAACATCCTGTTCGGTCTGGACGAACGCTTCGGTCTGTCCCACGCCGGCATGCTGCCCTGA
- the erpA gene encoding iron-sulfur cluster insertion protein ErpA, with translation MSVESFTPMALQFTQGAAIKVKTLVDEEGNDRLKLRVFVTGGGCSGFQYGFTFDEDVAEDDTIVEREGVSLVVDPMSFQYLAGAQVDYQEGLEGSRFVINNPNASTTCGCGQSFSI, from the coding sequence ATGAGCGTCGAATCCTTTACCCCCATGGCTTTGCAATTCACCCAAGGGGCTGCCATCAAGGTCAAGACCCTGGTCGATGAAGAGGGTAACGATCGCCTCAAGCTGCGCGTCTTCGTCACCGGCGGCGGCTGCTCGGGCTTCCAGTATGGCTTCACCTTCGATGAAGACGTTGCCGAAGACGACACCATCGTCGAGCGCGAAGGCGTCAGCCTGGTGGTCGATCCCATGAGCTTCCAATACCTGGCCGGCGCACAGGTCGATTACCAGGAAGGTCTGGAAGGTTCGCGGTTCGTCATCAACAACCCCAACGCCAGTACCACCTGCGGCTGCGGTCAGTCCTTCTCGATCTGA
- a CDS encoding anhydro-N-acetylmuramic acid kinase has protein sequence MAYYLGVMSGTSLDGLDIALIEQDLSTRLVATHYVPMPATLRQQLLELCASGPDEIAKAALAENQWVALAAEGISTLLAGQQLAAKDIRAIGSHGQTVRHEPARGFTVQIGNPALLAELTQITVVGDFRRRDVAAGGQGAPLVPAFHEALFGAEGEARAVLNVGGFSNLSLIGGNQPVSGFDCGPGNVLMDAWIHLKRGQDYDRAGAWAASGTLQPDLLNVLLSDPFFAGSGPKSTGREVFNLGWLQRHLAALPALDDADIQATLLELTAQSIVHSLRVAQPTTHALLVCGGGAHNQALMTRLAALLPSTQVGSTATAGVDPDWVEAMAFAWLADCCLQGIAANRPSVTGARGLRVLGAIYPA, from the coding sequence ATGGCGTACTACCTTGGGGTGATGTCTGGCACCAGCCTGGATGGACTGGACATTGCCCTGATCGAGCAGGATCTATCCACTCGGCTTGTCGCGACACACTACGTACCCATGCCTGCGACACTGCGCCAGCAGCTCTTGGAGCTGTGCGCCAGCGGACCGGATGAAATCGCCAAGGCCGCCCTGGCAGAAAACCAGTGGGTAGCACTGGCAGCCGAGGGCATCTCGACGCTGCTGGCGGGACAGCAGCTCGCCGCCAAGGACATTCGTGCCATCGGCAGCCATGGGCAAACCGTGAGGCACGAGCCTGCACGTGGTTTCACCGTACAGATTGGCAACCCTGCCCTGCTGGCAGAGCTGACGCAGATCACTGTCGTGGGCGATTTCCGCCGCCGCGATGTGGCGGCGGGTGGCCAAGGTGCACCGCTGGTACCGGCCTTCCATGAGGCGCTGTTCGGTGCCGAAGGTGAGGCGCGTGCAGTGCTCAACGTGGGCGGGTTCAGCAATCTCAGCCTGATCGGTGGAAATCAGCCGGTCAGTGGCTTCGACTGCGGACCTGGCAATGTGCTGATGGATGCCTGGATTCACCTCAAGCGTGGCCAGGATTACGATCGGGCGGGTGCTTGGGCAGCGTCCGGCACGCTCCAACCGGACTTGTTGAACGTCCTGCTGAGCGATCCTTTCTTCGCTGGCAGCGGGCCAAAAAGTACCGGTCGCGAGGTGTTCAACCTGGGCTGGCTGCAGCGACACCTCGCCGCGCTGCCTGCGCTCGACGATGCTGACATTCAGGCAACGCTGCTCGAGTTGACTGCACAAAGCATCGTGCACTCGCTGCGCGTTGCCCAGCCGACCACTCACGCGCTGCTCGTGTGCGGTGGCGGTGCTCACAACCAGGCCTTGATGACGCGACTGGCGGCTTTGTTACCGAGCACGCAGGTCGGCAGTACCGCGACTGCGGGTGTGGATCCAGACTGGGTCGAAGCCATGGCGTTCGCCTGGCTGGCCGATTGCTGCCTGCAAGGCATTGCGGCCAATCGGCCAAGCGTGACCGGCGCACGCGGCTTGCGCGTGTTGGGCGCTATCTACCCTGCCTGA